From Bdellovibrionales bacterium, the proteins below share one genomic window:
- a CDS encoding YerC/YecD family TrpR-related protein: MSETHHTRSGSNAANKPKKESIEKELFAAFMTLKNEDDCRRFFYDLCTPKELSDMAERWWVARLLNEGGLSYRAIHQLTGVSVTTIGRVARFLEQENYKGYKLVLDKNK, encoded by the coding sequence ATGTCCGAAACCCATCATACGCGCTCAGGCAGCAACGCTGCCAACAAGCCCAAAAAGGAATCGATAGAAAAAGAGCTTTTCGCGGCTTTCATGACATTAAAAAATGAAGACGACTGCCGCCGCTTTTTTTATGACCTTTGCACCCCCAAAGAGTTATCGGACATGGCCGAGCGTTGGTGGGTTGCCCGCTTGCTCAATGAAGGCGGATTATCCTATCGCGCCATTCATCAATTAACGGGGGTCAGCGTCACAACCATTGGCCGCGTGGCGCGTTTTTTAGAACAAGAAAACTATAAGGGCTACAAGCTTGTCCTTGATAAAAACAAGTAG
- the recA gene encoding recombinase RecA produces the protein MASKTTTTLHVVEKTHQDPERQKALDAALSQIERAFGKGSVMKLGSQEGVGETEVISTGSLGLDIALGIGGLPRGRVIEIYGPESSGKTTLALHAIAQAQKNGGTCAFVDAEHALDPSYARKLGVNIDELLISQPDAGEQALEIADTLVRSGAIDILVVDSVAALVPRAELEGEMGDSHVGLHARLMSQALRKLTGSISRSNCMVIFINQIRLKIGVMFGNPETTTGGNALKFYASVRLDIRRIGAIKDRDMVVGNQTRVKVVKNKMAPPFRVVEFDIMYGEGISKLGELIDLGSQAGVVEKSGAWFSYDGVRIGQGRENAKQYLRDNPEMAASIESKVRANAGLVGEAMLKGVPEHDEVEG, from the coding sequence ATGGCCTCCAAAACCACCACAACCCTTCATGTCGTCGAAAAAACCCATCAGGATCCCGAACGCCAAAAGGCCTTGGATGCCGCACTCAGCCAGATTGAGCGCGCCTTTGGCAAAGGCTCGGTGATGAAATTGGGCTCGCAAGAGGGGGTTGGGGAAACCGAAGTGATCTCGACGGGGTCACTTGGTTTGGATATCGCCCTTGGCATTGGTGGGTTACCACGGGGCCGCGTGATCGAAATCTATGGCCCTGAAAGCTCTGGCAAGACGACGCTGGCTCTTCACGCCATCGCGCAAGCCCAAAAGAATGGCGGCACATGCGCCTTTGTGGATGCGGAACATGCGCTGGATCCGTCTTATGCGCGGAAGCTGGGCGTCAATATCGATGAGTTGCTGATTTCGCAACCCGATGCGGGGGAGCAGGCTCTTGAGATTGCCGATACGCTTGTCCGGTCGGGCGCTATTGATATTCTGGTCGTGGACTCCGTTGCCGCGCTTGTGCCGCGTGCCGAGTTGGAAGGCGAGATGGGGGACTCCCATGTTGGCCTTCATGCGCGTTTGATGAGTCAGGCCTTGCGTAAGCTGACGGGTTCTATCTCGCGCTCGAACTGTATGGTTATCTTTATCAACCAAATCCGCCTGAAGATCGGCGTGATGTTTGGTAATCCCGAAACGACGACGGGCGGCAACGCGCTAAAATTCTACGCCTCCGTTCGCCTTGATATTCGCCGCATCGGCGCGATTAAAGATCGTGACATGGTCGTGGGTAACCAAACGCGCGTCAAAGTTGTCAAAAACAAAATGGCGCCGCCGTTCCGCGTTGTTGAATTTGACATCATGTATGGTGAAGGCATTTCCAAGCTTGGCGAGCTTATTGACTTGGGTTCTCAGGCAGGCGTCGTCGAAAAGTCCGGCGCTTGGTTTTCTTATGACGGCGTTCGCATAGGGCAGGGGCGTGAGAACGCCAAGCAGTACCTGCGCGACAATCCCGAAATGGCGGCGTCCATCGAAAGCAAGGTTCGCGCCAACGCCGGTCTTGTGGGCGAGGCGATGCTGAAGGGCGTGCCAGAACACGATGAAGTGGAGGGTTAA
- the rpsM gene encoding 30S ribosomal protein S13, protein MARIAGVNIPAGKPLHIALRYIYGIGPTNSLEICGRIGIAPEKRVNQLTEAELLRIREDIDKNYRVEGDLRREVSMNIKRLMDLGCYRGLRHRKGLPVHGQRTHTNARTRKGPAKAIAGKKIAARK, encoded by the coding sequence GTGGCCCGTATTGCAGGCGTTAACATTCCGGCTGGTAAGCCTTTGCACATTGCATTGCGTTACATCTATGGAATTGGTCCGACAAACTCGCTAGAGATTTGCGGCCGTATTGGGATCGCTCCCGAAAAGCGCGTTAATCAATTGACTGAAGCTGAGCTTCTTCGTATTCGCGAAGACATCGATAAAAACTACAGGGTCGAAGGCGATTTGCGCCGCGAAGTGTCCATGAACATCAAGCGTCTGATGGATTTGGGCTGCTATCGTGGTTTGCGTCATCGCAAGGGACTGCCGGTTCATGGCCAACGCACGCACACCAATGCGCGTACGCGTAAAGGCCCTGCCAAGGCAATCGCTGGCAAGAAGATCGCAGCCCGTAAGTAA